Proteins encoded by one window of Burkholderia plantarii:
- a CDS encoding FAD-linked oxidase C-terminal domain-containing protein, whose protein sequence is MNTAEAAIHQADTDTRPDPASRAQRQREVVQALMAVLPGHCLLHRDEETAAYECDGLAAWRRLPLAVALPETESQVQRIVQICRRMNVPIVPRGAGTSLSGGALPHEGGIVVSLARFTRIVEVDSYARTATVQPGVRNLAISEAAAPYGLYYAPDPSSQIACTIGGNVAENSGGVHCLKYGLTVHNVLRVRAVTIDGDVVEFGSLALDTPGLDLLAVMIGSEGMFAIVTEVTVRLIPKPQAAQLVMASFDDVVRGGEAVAAIIAAGIVPAGLEMMDKPATQAVEAFTQAGYDLDAAAILLCESDGTPDEVIEEIARVTTVLQENGATRIQVSRSESERLRFWSGRKNAFPAAGRISPDYYCMDGTVPRRAIGPLLARIEQMEARYGLRCINVFHAGDGNMHPLILFDGNDPDQLHRAELFGAEILESCVELGGTVTGEHGVGVEKLNSMCVQFSPEERDAFLAVKRAFDPANLLNPDKGIPSRARCAEYGRLHVRGGLLPHPDLPRF, encoded by the coding sequence ATGAACACCGCCGAAGCCGCGATCCACCAGGCCGATACCGATACGCGGCCCGACCCGGCCAGCCGCGCACAGCGCCAGCGCGAAGTCGTGCAGGCGCTGATGGCGGTGCTGCCGGGCCACTGCCTGCTGCACCGCGACGAGGAAACCGCCGCCTACGAGTGCGACGGCCTCGCCGCCTGGCGGCGGCTGCCGCTTGCCGTGGCGCTGCCGGAAACCGAATCGCAGGTGCAGCGCATCGTGCAGATCTGCCGCCGCATGAACGTGCCGATCGTGCCGCGCGGCGCCGGCACCAGCCTGTCGGGCGGCGCGCTGCCCCACGAGGGCGGGATCGTGGTCTCGCTCGCGCGCTTCACGCGCATCGTCGAGGTCGATTCCTACGCGCGCACCGCCACGGTCCAGCCCGGCGTGCGCAACCTCGCGATCTCGGAGGCCGCCGCGCCCTACGGGCTCTACTACGCGCCCGATCCGTCCTCGCAGATCGCCTGCACCATCGGCGGCAACGTCGCCGAGAATTCGGGCGGCGTCCACTGCCTCAAATACGGGCTGACGGTCCACAACGTGCTGCGCGTGCGCGCGGTGACGATCGACGGCGACGTGGTCGAGTTCGGCTCGCTCGCGCTCGACACGCCCGGCCTCGACCTGCTCGCCGTGATGATCGGCAGCGAGGGCATGTTCGCGATCGTGACCGAGGTCACGGTGCGGCTGATCCCGAAGCCGCAGGCCGCCCAGCTCGTGATGGCGAGCTTCGACGACGTCGTCAGGGGCGGCGAGGCGGTGGCCGCGATCATCGCCGCCGGGATCGTGCCGGCCGGGCTCGAGATGATGGACAAGCCGGCCACCCAGGCGGTCGAGGCTTTCACGCAGGCCGGCTACGATCTCGACGCGGCCGCGATCCTGCTCTGCGAATCGGACGGCACGCCCGACGAAGTGATCGAGGAGATCGCGCGCGTCACCACGGTGCTGCAGGAGAACGGCGCGACGCGCATCCAGGTGTCGCGCTCGGAGAGCGAGCGGCTGCGCTTCTGGTCGGGCCGCAAGAACGCGTTTCCCGCCGCGGGCCGCATCTCGCCCGACTACTACTGCATGGACGGCACGGTGCCGCGCCGCGCGATCGGCCCGCTGCTCGCGCGCATCGAGCAGATGGAGGCGCGCTACGGCCTGCGCTGCATCAACGTGTTCCACGCCGGCGACGGCAACATGCATCCGCTGATCCTGTTCGACGGCAACGATCCCGACCAGCTGCATCGCGCCGAGCTGTTCGGCGCCGAGATCCTCGAGAGCTGCGTCGAGCTGGGCGGCACGGTGACGGGCGAACACGGCGTGGGCGTCGAGAAGCTCAACTCGATGTGCGTGCAGTTCTCGCCCGAGGAGCGCGACGCGTTCCTCGCCGTCAAGCGCGCGTTCGATCCCGCCAACCTGCTGAATCCCGACAAGGGCATCCCGAGCCGCGCGCGCTGCGCCGAGTACGGCCGCCTGCACGTGCGCGGCGGGCTGCTGCCGCACCCCGACCTGCCGCGCTTCTGA
- the glcE gene encoding glycolate oxidase subunit GlcE: MEQDDIVAHWAERIRAAAADGRGLRIRGGGTKDWYGESLDGEILDTRAHHGIVSYDPAELVITARAGTPLAQIEAELAAHGQMLAFEPPAFGAAATFGGVIAAGLSGPRRASAGAARDFVLGVTLMNGRGSVLRFGGQVVKNVAGYDVSRLMAGSLGTLGLMLDLSVKVLPVPVAELTLKFDMSATDAVRKLNEWSGHPFPVSASVWRFGTLVLRLSGAEAAVKAAKATLGGEAVDAVEAERFWAGVREQDDPYFNILAPGHALWRLSLPSITEPLHLPGSQMMEWGGAQRWWITDADAQTVRMSAKQAGGHATLYRAGSGYDRGAGVFTPLAGPLAAMHRGLKAAFDPERVFNRGRLYPDL, translated from the coding sequence ATGGAACAGGACGACATCGTCGCGCACTGGGCCGAACGCATCCGCGCGGCGGCCGCCGATGGCCGCGGCCTGCGGATTCGCGGCGGCGGCACGAAGGACTGGTACGGCGAGTCGCTCGACGGCGAGATACTCGACACGCGCGCGCATCACGGCATCGTGTCGTATGACCCGGCCGAGCTCGTGATCACCGCGCGGGCCGGCACGCCGCTCGCGCAGATCGAGGCCGAGCTCGCCGCGCACGGCCAGATGCTGGCGTTCGAGCCGCCGGCCTTCGGCGCCGCGGCCACCTTCGGCGGCGTGATCGCGGCCGGCCTGTCCGGCCCGCGCCGCGCCAGCGCCGGCGCGGCGCGCGACTTCGTGCTCGGCGTCACGCTGATGAACGGCCGCGGCAGCGTGCTGCGCTTCGGCGGCCAGGTCGTCAAGAACGTCGCCGGCTACGACGTGTCGCGGCTGATGGCGGGCTCGCTCGGCACGCTCGGGCTGATGCTCGACCTGTCGGTGAAGGTGCTGCCGGTGCCGGTGGCCGAGCTGACGCTAAAGTTCGACATGAGCGCGACCGACGCGGTGCGCAAGCTCAACGAATGGTCGGGGCATCCGTTTCCGGTCAGCGCGAGCGTCTGGCGCTTCGGCACGCTGGTGCTGCGGCTGTCGGGCGCCGAGGCCGCCGTGAAGGCCGCCAAGGCCACGCTCGGCGGCGAGGCGGTGGACGCGGTCGAGGCCGAGCGCTTCTGGGCAGGCGTGCGCGAGCAGGACGACCCATACTTCAACATCCTCGCGCCGGGCCACGCGCTGTGGCGCCTGTCGCTGCCCTCGATCACCGAGCCGCTGCACCTGCCCGGCTCGCAGATGATGGAATGGGGCGGCGCGCAGCGCTGGTGGATCACCGACGCCGACGCGCAGACGGTGCGCATGAGCGCGAAGCAGGCCGGCGGCCACGCCACGCTGTACCGCGCCGGCAGCGGCTACGATCGCGGCGCCGGCGTGTTCACGCCGCTCGCGGGCCCGCTCGCGGCGATGCACCGCGGCCTGAAGGCCGCGTTCGACCCGGAACGCGTGTTCAATCGCGGCCGGCTCTACCCCGACCTCTGA
- a CDS encoding FAD-binding oxidoreductase: MNHPAPPASLRRPFPDALRAALVAAFGERVSTSEAVRAHHGRDESPFDPELPDAVVFAQSADEVGTVVTLCAQHDVPLIPYGAGSSLEGHLLAVRGGVSLDVSRMNRVLSIDADDLTVTVEPGITRKTLNEALRDTGLFFPIDPGADASIGGMTATRASGTNAVRYGTMRENVLGLTAVLANGRVVKTGSRARKSSAGYDLTRLFVGSEGTLGVITEVTLRLHPLPEAVSAAICTFPSMGDAVRSVIETIQIGVPIARVEFVDALGVRAINRHSNLTLAEAPTLFFEFHGTEAGVREQAERVQELAAQNGGQGFEWATRPEDRTRLWSARHNAFFGMLQLKPGCRAVTTDVCVPISRLAECVEETELDLRASTLPCPIVGHVGDGNFHVAILIDPAKPEELEEAEQINQRIVERALRMGGTCTGEHGVGLHKMRFLAAEHGENAVETMRAIKLALDPRNLMNPGKIFSLDA; the protein is encoded by the coding sequence GTGAACCATCCCGCCCCCCCGGCGTCGCTGCGCCGCCCGTTCCCCGATGCGCTGCGCGCGGCGCTCGTCGCCGCGTTCGGCGAGCGCGTGTCGACCTCGGAAGCGGTCCGCGCCCATCACGGCCGTGACGAATCGCCGTTCGATCCCGAACTCCCCGACGCCGTCGTGTTCGCGCAGAGCGCCGACGAGGTCGGCACCGTCGTCACGCTCTGCGCGCAGCACGACGTGCCGCTGATCCCCTACGGCGCCGGCTCCTCGCTCGAAGGCCACCTGCTCGCGGTGCGCGGCGGCGTCTCGCTCGACGTGTCGCGCATGAACCGCGTGCTGTCGATTGACGCCGACGACCTGACCGTGACGGTCGAGCCCGGCATCACGCGCAAGACGCTCAACGAGGCGCTGCGCGACACGGGCCTGTTCTTCCCGATCGACCCGGGCGCCGACGCGAGCATCGGCGGCATGACCGCCACGCGCGCCTCGGGCACCAATGCCGTGCGCTACGGCACGATGCGCGAGAACGTGCTCGGCCTGACCGCCGTGCTGGCCAACGGCCGCGTCGTGAAGACCGGCAGCCGCGCGCGCAAGTCCTCGGCCGGCTACGACCTCACGCGCCTGTTCGTCGGCTCCGAGGGCACGCTCGGCGTGATCACGGAAGTCACGCTGCGCCTGCATCCGCTGCCCGAGGCGGTGTCGGCCGCGATCTGCACGTTCCCGTCGATGGGCGACGCGGTGCGTTCGGTGATCGAGACGATCCAGATCGGCGTGCCGATCGCGCGCGTCGAGTTCGTCGACGCGCTCGGCGTGCGCGCCATCAACCGCCACTCGAACCTGACGCTCGCCGAAGCACCCACGCTGTTCTTCGAATTCCACGGCACCGAGGCCGGCGTGCGCGAGCAGGCCGAGCGCGTGCAGGAACTGGCCGCGCAGAACGGCGGCCAAGGCTTCGAATGGGCCACGCGCCCCGAGGACCGCACGCGGCTCTGGTCGGCGCGCCACAATGCGTTCTTCGGCATGCTGCAGCTGAAGCCCGGCTGCCGCGCGGTGACCACCGACGTCTGCGTGCCGATCTCGCGGCTCGCCGAGTGCGTCGAGGAAACCGAACTCGACCTGCGCGCCTCGACGCTGCCCTGCCCGATCGTCGGCCATGTCGGCGACGGCAACTTCCACGTGGCGATCCTGATCGATCCGGCGAAACCGGAAGAGCTCGAGGAGGCCGAGCAGATCAACCAGCGCATCGTCGAGCGCGCGCTGCGCATGGGCGGCACCTGCACCGGGGAACACGGCGTGGGCCTGCACAAGATGCGTTTCCTCGCGGCCGAGCACGGCGAGAACGCCGTCGAGACGATGCGCGCGATCAAGCTCGCGCTCGACCCGCGCAACCTGATGAACCCCGGCAAGATCTTCAGCCTCGACGCATGA